A DNA window from Pogona vitticeps strain Pit_001003342236 chromosome 2, PviZW2.1, whole genome shotgun sequence contains the following coding sequences:
- the LOC144587237 gene encoding uncharacterized protein LOC144587237 isoform X2 yields MELLSQMKLGEKPYQCLECGKSFSRMGNLHRHHSIHTGEKPYKCMECGKSFSQSNVLNLHCRTHTGEKPYKCMECGKCFSQSSSLNSHHRTHAGEKPYKCLKCGKSFSQSNALNSHHSTHAGEKTYKCMECGKCFSKSSALNSHHRTHTGEKPYKCIECGKSFQQSERLHQHQRIHTGEKPYKCMECGKCFSHSSALNSHHSTHTGEKPYKCMECGKSFSKSSALNSHHSTHTGEKPYKCMECGKCFSHSSALNSHHRTHTGEKPYKCIECGKSFQQSERLHQHQRTHTGEKPYKCMECGKCFSHGMGLSSHNKTHTGEKPYKCMECGKSFSHSSSLNSHHSTHTGEKPYKCMECGKSFSDSGTYTKHYRTHTGEKPYKCLECGKSFSQRVVLRSHQRTHTGEKPYKCMECGRSFCDYGSYAKHQKIHTGEKPYKCKECGKSFNRSGHLHRHQRIHRDE; encoded by the coding sequence ATGGAACTCTTGAGTCAGATGAAATTGGGGGAGAAACCATACcagtgcctggaatgtggaaagagcttcagtcggatgGGAAATCTACATCGACATCATAgcatccacacaggggagaaaccatataaatgcatggaatgtggaaagtccTTCAGTCAAAGCAATGTCCTTAATTTACATTgtagaactcacacaggagagaaaccatacaaatgcatggaatgtggaaaatgcttcagTCAAAGCAGTTCCCTTAATTCACATCATAGAACTCatgcaggagagaaaccatataaatgcctgaAATGCGGAAAATCCTTCAGTCAAAGCAATGCCCTTAATTCACATCATAGCACTCACGCAGGAGAGaaaacatataaatgcatggaatgcggaaagtgCTTCAGTAAGAGCAGTGCCCTTAATTCACATCatagaactcacacaggagagaaaccatataagtgcattgaatgtggaaagagtttccagCAGAGTGAACGTCTACATcaacatcaaagaatccacacaggagagaaaccgtataaatgcatggaatgtggaaagtgcttcagtcataGCAGTGCCCTTAATTCACATCATAgcactcacacaggagagaaaccatataaatgcatggaatgcggaaagagcttcagtaagaGCAGTGCCCTTAATTCACATCATAgcactcacacaggagagaaaccatataaatgcatggaatgcggaaaatGCTTCAGTCATAGCAGTGCCCTTAATTCACATCatagaactcacacaggagagaaaccatataagtgcattgaatgtggaaagagcttccagCAGAGTGAACGTCTACAtcaacatcaaagaactcacacaggagagaaaccgtataaatgcatggaatgtggaaagtgcttcagtcacgGCATGGGCCTTAGTTCACATAAtaaaactcacacaggagagaaaccgtataaatgcatggaatgtggaaagagcttcagtcacagcagtagcCTTAATTCACATCATAgcactcacacaggagagaaaccatataagtgcatggaatgtggaaagagcttcagtgacagtGGAACATATACTAAACATTATCGAacacatacaggggagaaaccatataagtgcctagaatgtggaaagagcttcagtcagagggTAGTTCTacgttcacatcaaagaacccacacaggtgagaaaccatataaatgcatggaatgtggaagaaGCTTCTGTGACTATGGATCATATGCTAAACATCAAAAaatccacacaggtgagaaaccatataagtgcaaagaatgtggaaagagcttcaatcggaGTGGACATCTACATcgacatcaaagaattcacagagATGAGTAA